The DNA window TGCAAGGCAGCGGAACCTTCGCTGTCGAGTCGTGCATCAGCACAGCCCTGCCTCTCACCGGAAAACTCCTGGTCCTGGCCAACGGCCACTACGGAGACCGCATGGCCGTGATTGGCCAAAGGCTGGGCATTCCGGTCGAGGTCCACGATTCCGGAGAAACCGGTTCCCTCGATCTCGACCTCTTGCGCTGGTGTCTGCAAGAAGATGCGGACATCACCCACGTGGCCGTGGTCCACTGCGAGACGACCACCGGCATGCTCAACCCGGTGAAACAGGTGGGGGAAATCGTAAAGGATGCCGGACGGCTTTTCATCGTCGATGCCATGTCCAGCTTCGGAGGCATCCCCATGGACATGCACGAAATGAAGGCGGATTTTCTGGTTTCCAGTGCCAACAAGTGCATCCAAGGCGTCCCTGGCTTCGGCTTCATCCTTGCCCGGCGCGATGTCATGGTCGGCCTAGAGGGCCGGGCCCGGTCTCTTTCTCTGGACGCTTTCGATCAATGGAGGGAGATGGAGAACAAGAAAGGCAAGTGGCGATTCACCTCGCCCACCCATGTGGTCAGGGCCTTCTTCCAGGCCCTGGTCGAACTGGAGGCCGAAGGCGGCGTGTCAGCCCGAAATGCCCGCTATGCCGACAACCAACGGCTTCTCGTGGACGGAATGCGGAGGCTGGGCTTCCAGACCCTTCTGCCAGACCACCTGCATTCGCCCATCATCACCTCGTTCCTCGAGCCGAATCGGGCGAGCTACGACTTCAAGGAGTTCTATGCCCGGCTCAAGGGTCAAGGATATGTCATCTATCCGGGCAAGGTCACCGGGGCCAATACCTTCCGTATCGGCAGTATCGGAAATTTCGGCCCCGGTGACCTCCCCGGCCTGCTCCAGGCCGTGGAGCGTGTCATGTACTGGACATGAATCGGAGGCAATCCAACCGGTTCCTTCCTCCTACCATGTCTTGCTGCTCAGAATCTCGCTGATCCTGGCCTCGGCCTCCTTGCCCACCAGAAGCATCTTCCGGGCCTTGGCCTTGTGGATCTTCTCGCTCAGAACATTGATATCAACGGGTTTCTCCATGAAATCCATGGCTCCGAGCTTCATGGCCTGAATGCCCTTTTCCACCGTGGCATGGCCGGTCAAAAAAATGACCTGCAGATTCGGGTTCATGTTCTTGATCATTTTCAAACCCTTGATGCCGTCGGTCCCGGGCATCTGGAGATCGAGAAACACGGCGTCGAATTGTTCCTCGCCCAGCATGGCCAGGGCGTCTTCCGCGTTGGTGGCCGTCTTGACCTCCATGTCCCGCAAACGCAGCCGTTCGCTCATGGCCTCCAAAAATTCCACTTCGTCATCGACGAGCAATACCTTTTCGTTCATGATCCTTCCCCCTGTGTTATTGAACGCCCCGGACAATCGCCGGGGTGAGTGAAATGGACAATGATCCGCCATCCCAATGCAGTGCGGCCCCACATTCCCGAGCCAGGCGGCATATGTCAGCATCTTCAGCGGCCGAGACCGGGCAGGTGATCCGGTACCCGACCGGAGCGGCCGTCACCTGGATTCGGACAACCCCGCCCTTCCCCACATGCTGTCCCCCGGCCATCA is part of the Deltaproteobacteria bacterium genome and encodes:
- a CDS encoding response regulator is translated as MNEKVLLVDDEVEFLEAMSERLRLRDMEVKTATNAEDALAMLGEEQFDAVFLDLQMPGTDGIKGLKMIKNMNPNLQVIFLTGHATVEKGIQAMKLGAMDFMEKPVDINVLSEKIHKAKARKMLLVGKEAEARISEILSSKTW
- the phnW gene encoding 2-aminoethylphosphonate--pyruvate transaminase, whose protein sequence is MDTSLLPDNPYLLLTPGPLSTTKSVKAAMLQDWCTWDDEYNSMVQDIRSRLESLASTRSEYTSVLMQGSGTFAVESCISTALPLTGKLLVLANGHYGDRMAVIGQRLGIPVEVHDSGETGSLDLDLLRWCLQEDADITHVAVVHCETTTGMLNPVKQVGEIVKDAGRLFIVDAMSSFGGIPMDMHEMKADFLVSSANKCIQGVPGFGFILARRDVMVGLEGRARSLSLDAFDQWREMENKKGKWRFTSPTHVVRAFFQALVELEAEGGVSARNARYADNQRLLVDGMRRLGFQTLLPDHLHSPIITSFLEPNRASYDFKEFYARLKGQGYVIYPGKVTGANTFRIGSIGNFGPGDLPGLLQAVERVMYWT